Genomic window (Thermoplasmata archaeon):
GATCGAGACCGGCCGGCGCCTCCTCGGGGAGAACGTGACCGTCGAGCGCGGATGGTTGGACCTGGTCCAAAGCCGCGTCGCGAGTCGCCAGGAGGACGCCGAGAAGGCCCGGGAGGCCGCGCTGTCCGCGCTCGACGTGTTCACGACCTTCCGCGAGACCGCCGCGGTCGTCCGGACCCTCTACGAGCTCGGATACATCGAATTGGACTCGCACCCCGCGCACCTCCGGACCGCGGAGGCGTACTTCGAGAAAGGACTCCAGGTCGCCACGGACCTGGGAGACCGCGGCCTGGTTGCGAAGCTCCACATGGCCTTCGCGAACCTGTACGCCGGATGCATGGGCGACGTGGACCGCGGACTCCGGCACATCGCCGCGGTCGAGTCCGATCCGGAGGTTCTCGCGGACCCCCAGGTGTGTCGCTCCTTCCGCATGCTCCAGGGCTGGTTCAGCCTGGACATCCGCGCGGACTTCCCCGCCGCGGAGCGCTACTTCACGGAGGCGGCCGACCTCGCCCGCAGGCTCCACTACGCTCCCTCGGTCGCCTTCACGCAGTACGGCATGACGCTGTTGCACTACTACGAGGGCAAGGAGGAAGCGCGACGCGAGTTCGAGGCGTACGGACGGGAGATTCTCGCGCTCGGATTCCCCGCCTACGCGCTCGAAGCCCTCGTGCTCGTGGCCGAGTGCGACCTCCGAGCCGGGGATATCGACCGGTTCCATCGAATTGCGGAGCAGATCAAAGGACCCGAGATGACGGACGCTCGCCGGGCCCGTCCCGTGCGGGTCAATGTGCTCCAGGCCATCGAACTCTTCCTCTCGGGCGATATGGAGGGAGCACGAACCTCGTTTGACGTGGCCCTCCGGCTCGCCGGATCCGGGGACGTGATCGAGGAAGCGTTGCTCCTCCACATCGTCCACTTCTACTACGGCCTCGCGTTGCGTGCGTGGGGCCAGCGGGCCGAGGGCGACGCGCACCTGCGCGAGTCCCGCGAGTTCCTGGAGGGGCACAACCTGAAGGCTCGCCTCTCGATCCTCCCGGAGGCCGAGCGTGAGCTGGCCGAGACCTTCTCCCGCAGTCTACGGAGTTCCCGGGCCGACTAGTATGGCGCGGGAGGGCTCGCGGGAGCCGTCGCGGGGGGATTGCCGCGGGAAATGAGCCCCAGGTCCTCCTCCAACCGCGCCTTCCAGTAGTTGATCGCGGCCGTCTTCTGCGCGATTGTGCCCGCGGTGTTTAGCTTGTTCGTAATCGCCTCGTAGGTAATCCTGATACTGGGCCACCCGGCTGGAACCGGAACACCGCTAGGCTGTGGATTGGGCATCTTCCTCCCCGGGGGCCGTATCCGAGAACGACGCTATACGTGTTGCGCACCACCGCTCGTCGAGCCATGCCCTGTGACCCGGTGCCGAAGCCTCCCCGGTCAGTCCGTCATCGGAGCCCCATGAATCGGGACGATGGCCCCCTTGACGAACCGTGCCTCGTCCGTGCACAGCCAAGAGACCAGCTCGGCGACATCCTGAGGCGTTCCGTGCTTTCGAGCGGCCCATGCAGGTCCGTGACGGACCGCAGCGAGCGCCTGGTCGAACGTGAGCGTCGGGATGTAGCCGGGCGCGACCGCGTTGATCGTCACCCCGTGGGGCATCTCGACCTCCGACAGGATGCGCGTGAGCCCGTGTCGGGCGATCTTCCCGACCGTGTAATCGTACGGCGGCTCCATGAACTCCTCGGACCGCTCCATGCCCAGGTTCACGATTCGACCCCATTTCCGCCGGCGCATGTCCGGGAGGGCGGTCTTGATCGTGTGGAACATGCCGTCGATTTCGGCGCGCAGGACGTCCTGCCAAAACGCGTCGTCCACCTTCGTGAAGTCCCGCTTGGGGTCCCAGCGCCCGCCCGCGTTGTTCACGAGGACGTCCACAGGACCCAGCTCCTGCTTGGCGCGGCGGAACATCTCGCGGACGGCGTGCCCGTCCGTGGTGTCCGCCCGGATCAGGATGGCGCGGGACCCGAGCGATTCCATCGCCCCGAGGAGTCGCCGGTTCGAGGCCTCCGTGGTGCGCCGGTTCGTGCCCGTGTTCAGGACGACGTCGGCTCCGTCCCGCGCCAGGGTCAGGGCCGTGCTGCGCCCCATGCCTTCCCCGGTGCTCCCCGTGACGAGGGCCACCCGGCCCTCCAGGTGCGTGCTCATGGGCCCGGGGATGGGGTGTGCCGCCAAGTATCCTGCGGTTGCCGCGGCGAGGTCAGATCGCCTGCCCGCACTTGTGGCAGAAGGCAGCGTCCTCGGGTTCCAGAGAGCCGCAGTTCCGGCACTTCACCTTGACCGTTTCCTTGGGTGCCGCGACGGCGGTCGTGGAGAGGGCGGAAATCTGGGCCATGCTCGTCTTCATCATGTTCTGGAGCGCCTCGGGGTTCATCCCCATGGCTCCGGATCCGCCGCTCACGTAGCTGGAGACGGAGCTCCGGTAGATGGAACGGAGCAGGCCGACCCCGGACATCACGATCCCGATTCCGATCGCGTACACCACGTAGGAGAGCGAACCGTAGGGCGTCAGCCCCGCCGTCGCGGTGCTCCCCGCGCCGAGGGCGGATCCGAGGAACGGCTGGAGTTGGGCGCCCACCCAGGCTTGGTCGGCCAGGACGAACAGGCCTACCGCGAGCGTTCCGAGACCTAGCCCCAATCCGACGAGACGACGGCGTCCCATGTGCGGTTTCTTCGTTGCCGTTGAAGCTTCCATGCGGGCCTTCCCCTCCCCCGCGTCTCCCCGGCAGCGCACCGGTCCCGGTTAAGATTTTCGCCGCGGCGCGGCCGGATGCCCGTGCTCACCCTCCACGGCCCGGCGGGTCACGCGATCCGGGGATGGGCGCGTCCCGAGGAACGGCGGACCGTCGGCCCCAGGGTCGGGAGAGGGGAGGGTTTGGCGTGCAGGGACCCCGGTCGTCCGTCCGCGCGGCTCTCCCTGACGATCAGGAAGACCCGCACGGTCTCCGAGTGGAGGGGGAGGAGTTCCGAGGCCCCCGTTTCCGACACCGTGACGAACTGAAGCTCCACGGTCCGCCTCGTGCCTTCCTGGGGCGCGGACCCTACAAAACGCTTCTTGCACGTCCATCGAACGACGCTTGAAGCTGTTGTCGTTCCAACGGGACAACGCGCCGCCTCCCTTGTCGGCGGCCG
Coding sequences:
- a CDS encoding SDR family oxidoreductase translates to MSTHLEGRVALVTGSTGEGMGRSTALTLARDGADVVLNTGTNRRTTEASNRRLLGAMESLGSRAILIRADTTDGHAVREMFRRAKQELGPVDVLVNNAGGRWDPKRDFTKVDDAFWQDVLRAEIDGMFHTIKTALPDMRRRKWGRIVNLGMERSEEFMEPPYDYTVGKIARHGLTRILSEVEMPHGVTINAVAPGYIPTLTFDQALAAVRHGPAWAARKHGTPQDVAELVSWLCTDEARFVKGAIVPIHGAPMTD
- a CDS encoding zinc ribbon domain-containing protein codes for the protein MEASTATKKPHMGRRRLVGLGLGLGTLAVGLFVLADQAWVGAQLQPFLGSALGAGSTATAGLTPYGSLSYVVYAIGIGIVMSGVGLLRSIYRSSVSSYVSGGSGAMGMNPEALQNMMKTSMAQISALSTTAVAAPKETVKVKCRNCGSLEPEDAAFCHKCGQAI